From Segatella copri, the proteins below share one genomic window:
- the dut gene encoding dUTP diphosphatase: MIKVQIINKGHQPLPAFATPQSAGMDLRANIDEAIVLHPMERRLVPTGLYMALPAGYEAQIRPRSGLALKHGITVLNTPGTIDADYRGEIMVLLINFSTEDFVINDGERIAQMVLAKHEQCDFIEVNELDETERGAGGYGHTGVK, encoded by the coding sequence ATGATAAAAGTACAGATTATCAACAAGGGGCATCAGCCTCTACCTGCGTTTGCCACACCTCAGAGTGCCGGCATGGATTTGCGTGCAAACATCGATGAGGCAATCGTGCTTCATCCTATGGAGCGACGACTGGTGCCAACCGGTCTTTATATGGCTTTGCCTGCAGGTTATGAAGCGCAGATCCGTCCTCGCAGCGGTCTGGCTTTGAAGCATGGCATTACCGTATTGAATACGCCGGGAACCATCGATGCCGATTATCGCGGCGAAATCATGGTTCTGCTCATCAATTTCTCTACAGAGGATTTCGTTATCAACGATGGCGAACGTATAGCCCAGATGGTGCTGGCTAAGCACGAACAATGCGATTTCATCGAGGTTAATGAGCTCGATGAAACCGAACGTGGAGCCGGCGGATACGGTCATACGGGTGTAAAATAA
- a CDS encoding Rpn family recombination-promoting nuclease/putative transposase, with amino-acid sequence MVMKYLDPKADLTFKKIFGNHPKRLISLLNALLPLSEEEQIHEIKYLPTELVPQLEGGKNTIVDVLCTDVRGRKFCVEMQMEWSDAFQQRVLFNASKLYVSQAKKGGKYSELQPVYSLNLINDIFAHDTPDFIHNYRIVHDKDSNKVIEGLHFTFIELPKFTPHSIADKRMMVLWLRFLTEINSNTKDIPADLLNDPEIGKAVEDLEVSGFTDAELRAYDKFWDSVSVERTLLDDRYQKGMEEGMEKGKHEANTETAQRLLAMGLSAEQVSKATQLPLEIIKNLSNS; translated from the coding sequence ATGGTTATGAAGTACTTAGACCCTAAGGCAGACCTCACGTTCAAGAAGATATTCGGCAATCATCCTAAAAGACTGATTAGTCTTCTGAACGCCCTCCTGCCACTCAGCGAAGAAGAGCAGATACACGAGATAAAGTATCTGCCTACAGAACTTGTGCCTCAGCTCGAAGGAGGCAAGAACACCATAGTGGATGTACTCTGCACGGATGTCAGAGGCAGGAAGTTCTGCGTGGAAATGCAGATGGAATGGTCTGATGCATTCCAGCAGCGAGTACTGTTCAATGCATCCAAGCTCTATGTGAGTCAGGCAAAAAAGGGAGGAAAATACAGCGAACTTCAACCAGTGTATTCTCTCAACCTGATAAATGATATCTTTGCGCATGATACTCCGGATTTTATCCACAACTACCGCATCGTGCACGATAAGGACAGCAATAAGGTCATCGAGGGCTTGCATTTCACCTTCATTGAACTCCCTAAGTTCACTCCTCATTCCATTGCCGATAAGCGCATGATGGTCTTGTGGCTCCGTTTCCTCACGGAAATCAATTCCAATACGAAGGATATTCCTGCCGACCTGCTCAATGATCCGGAGATTGGAAAAGCCGTAGAAGATCTTGAAGTTTCCGGCTTTACAGATGCCGAACTCCGTGCCTATGATAAATTCTGGGATTCGGTAAGTGTTGAAAGAACCCTTCTGGATGACAGATACCAGAAAGGAATGGAAGAAGGTATGGAAAAAGGCAAGCATGAGGCCAACACAGAAACAGCACAACGTTTGCTGGCAATGGGACTTTCTGCCGAACAGGTTTCCAAAGCTACCCAGCTACCTTTGGAAATCATTAAGAATCTGAGCAATTCATAA
- a CDS encoding transposase, with translation MSPHALNQRSPAEGKGKGQKLLAQGNALGIMIYKPTPCKGKSFKIMAQSLSKIYIHLIFHIKSTSPQIRENDLERLHSYIGKLVKAAGCTEIKAGGIGDHVHVLFILSKDVTISEIVEEIKRNSSRWIKDLDPGYYHFFAWQGGYAAYSISQSVVDKTLQYIDNQKEHHTKHSFAEEYRAFLELYNVEYNEKFVFRD, from the coding sequence ATGTCCCCACACGCCCTGAACCAACGGTCACCGGCCGAAGGGAAAGGTAAAGGGCAGAAGCTCCTAGCCCAGGGCAACGCCCTGGGTATTATGATATACAAACCAACGCCCTGTAAGGGCAAAAGCTTTAAAATTATGGCGCAATCCTTATCAAAGATTTACATCCATTTGATTTTCCACATCAAATCAACGAGCCCCCAAATCCGTGAAAATGATTTGGAACGACTCCATAGTTATATCGGCAAACTTGTAAAGGCAGCGGGATGTACCGAGATAAAGGCTGGTGGTATAGGCGATCATGTTCATGTATTGTTTATATTATCAAAAGATGTCACGATTTCCGAAATTGTTGAGGAAATCAAGCGAAACAGCAGTAGATGGATAAAGGACCTTGATCCGGGTTATTATCATTTTTTCGCATGGCAGGGTGGTTATGCCGCATATTCCATCAGTCAATCCGTTGTGGACAAAACATTGCAATATATTGATAATCAGAAAGAGCATCACACCAAGCATTCGTTTGCAGAGGAATATAGAGCATTCTTGGAATTATATAATGTGGAATATAATGAAAAATTCGTGTTCCGGGATTAA
- a CDS encoding IS1182 family transposase produces the protein MLEQQQTISFSDYSSLYDLIIPKDNLLRQITDLVDFRFVYQELQDKYCHDNGRTAESPIRMFKYLLLKVIYDISDVDVVERTRYDMSFKYFLGLTPEETNLINPSSLTKFRRLRLKDMDLLDLLIKKTVSIAIEAGVLKSRTIIVDATHTHSRSNPISAAKSLEYYCKAVIKVVNSVDDSMELPELPKEKKYSSIMTAAKTIVATVEADAATANMPAVKERLNMLKETISDAETRGVISKDADARTGHKTAHSSFFGYKTHIAMSDERIITAATVTSGEKGDGQQLPELIKKTEEAGMEVDSIVADKAYSSKENLKMAKENNMRLSARLSSVIDGNRTNKLPFEYNKDADLYVCPAGHLAKWKEMNYRKNDKRHRNSSITYYFDVDKCKVCPLREGCYKEGAKTKTYAVTIKSDEQLEQIEYQKTEEFINLQRKRYKIEAKNSELKNVLGYDRALSYGLSCMEMQGALTIFAANVKRIIKLMQNA, from the coding sequence ATGCTAGAGCAACAACAGACCATATCATTCAGTGATTATTCAAGTTTGTATGACTTGATTATCCCAAAAGACAACCTGCTCCGCCAGATTACTGACCTGGTGGACTTTCGTTTCGTATACCAGGAATTGCAGGACAAGTATTGTCATGACAATGGTCGTACAGCAGAGAGTCCTATCCGTATGTTTAAGTATCTTCTTTTAAAGGTAATCTATGACATATCGGATGTTGATGTTGTTGAACGTACTCGCTATGATATGTCGTTTAAGTACTTCTTGGGATTAACTCCTGAGGAGACTAATCTGATTAATCCTAGTTCCTTGACCAAATTCCGTCGACTTCGTCTGAAGGATATGGACCTGTTGGATCTTCTTATCAAGAAGACTGTTTCTATTGCTATAGAAGCAGGTGTCCTCAAGTCTAGAACCATCATTGTTGATGCAACCCATACGCATTCTCGTTCCAACCCTATCAGTGCAGCAAAGAGTTTGGAGTATTATTGCAAGGCCGTAATCAAGGTCGTTAATTCTGTGGATGACAGCATGGAATTGCCTGAGCTTCCAAAAGAAAAGAAGTATTCTTCTATCATGACTGCAGCCAAAACGATAGTTGCTACGGTGGAAGCTGATGCTGCAACTGCCAATATGCCTGCAGTCAAGGAGCGTCTCAATATGCTGAAAGAAACCATTTCAGACGCAGAGACCCGAGGCGTAATATCAAAAGATGCAGATGCCCGTACAGGACATAAAACAGCGCATTCTTCATTCTTTGGCTATAAGACGCATATAGCTATGAGCGATGAGAGAATTATCACCGCAGCTACCGTCACCTCCGGCGAGAAGGGTGATGGACAGCAATTGCCAGAATTGATAAAAAAGACAGAGGAAGCAGGAATGGAAGTTGATTCCATAGTAGCAGATAAGGCATATTCCAGCAAGGAGAATCTCAAAATGGCAAAGGAAAACAATATGCGCCTCTCTGCTCGTTTAAGCTCTGTAATTGACGGTAATCGAACAAACAAACTCCCTTTTGAATACAACAAGGATGCAGATCTGTACGTCTGCCCAGCAGGGCATCTGGCGAAATGGAAAGAGATGAATTATCGCAAAAATGACAAGCGTCACAGAAACTCCAGCATTACCTATTATTTTGATGTGGACAAATGCAAGGTCTGTCCATTACGTGAAGGTTGCTACAAGGAAGGAGCCAAGACAAAAACATATGCGGTTACCATCAAATCGGATGAACAGTTGGAGCAAATCGAATATCAAAAAACAGAAGAGTTTATAAATCTTCAGAGGAAACGATACAAGATAGAAGCCAAAAACTCCGAACTTAAGAATGTCTTAGGATATGACAGAGCCCTGTCATACGGTTTGTCGTGCATGGAAATGCAGGGAGCTTTGACTATTTTCGCTGCAAATGTGAAGAGAATCATCAAATTGATGCAAAATGCATAA
- a CDS encoding tetratricopeptide repeat protein, whose translation MNLRNISWAMGLVLLGSVAMPSLARKKKVQPVQKPAVQEDHLSPNDRQRYNYFFLEGARQQAAGNYSAAFDLFEHARKIDPKAAETYFYESLFYSQLKQDSLALAYMQKAIELNPENQTYAEQLGRYYIGSQKYDLAIDAYENLYAKNHDNTDALRILVQLYSQNKDYKSVLKTISRLEVEEGESEQFTLSKMRVYELMNDKKAAYQELKSLVDQHPLDMQYKTMLGNWLVQHDRQKEAYKCFTDVLKEEPDNSYAQMSLYDYYNATRQEQLAGQMLDKILMSPKSDLETKVMMYRSFIQKNESEGGDSTKVIALFDKALNVAHPSAEVAEMRAAYMSLKKMPADSVCRAFEKVLTIAPDNVNARMQLVQMLWNEKKYDLVSLQCKAAQEYNPEEMVFYYFGGMAYYQKDKEDEALREFRLGLAQVNAQSPADLVSDLYAVTGDILHKKGEEQEAFAAYDSCLQWKDDNVMALNNYAYYLSEKGVDLHKAEAMSYKTIKAEPNNGTYLDTYAWILFMEERYADAKTYIDQALKNRDSTADNSTVIEHAGDIYYMNGMADESVDFWKKAYTGENQTEVLAWKIKNRQYITEEELKKRNAPKQKPAATKKSVRRGKN comes from the coding sequence ATGAATCTTAGAAATATCAGTTGGGCAATGGGGCTGGTCTTGCTGGGTTCGGTAGCCATGCCGTCGCTTGCCCGTAAAAAGAAGGTGCAGCCGGTTCAGAAGCCGGCGGTTCAGGAGGATCATCTCTCTCCGAACGACCGCCAGCGCTACAACTATTTCTTCCTGGAGGGAGCGCGCCAGCAGGCTGCCGGCAATTATTCGGCAGCTTTCGACCTCTTTGAGCATGCCCGGAAGATTGACCCGAAGGCGGCTGAAACCTATTTCTATGAGTCGCTTTTCTATTCTCAGCTCAAGCAGGATTCCCTGGCACTTGCCTATATGCAGAAGGCAATAGAACTGAATCCGGAAAACCAGACCTATGCAGAGCAGTTGGGCAGATATTATATAGGTAGTCAGAAATACGATCTTGCCATCGATGCCTATGAGAATCTGTATGCCAAAAACCACGATAATACCGATGCCCTCCGCATCCTGGTTCAGCTTTATTCCCAGAATAAGGATTATAAATCAGTACTCAAAACCATTTCGCGTCTTGAAGTGGAAGAAGGTGAAAGCGAACAGTTTACCCTCTCTAAAATGAGAGTTTATGAACTGATGAACGACAAGAAGGCTGCCTATCAGGAACTGAAGTCGCTGGTAGACCAGCATCCGCTGGATATGCAGTACAAGACAATGCTGGGCAACTGGCTCGTACAGCACGACCGCCAGAAGGAAGCTTACAAGTGCTTTACCGATGTGTTGAAGGAAGAGCCTGACAATTCCTATGCCCAGATGTCTCTTTACGACTATTATAATGCCACCCGTCAGGAGCAGCTTGCCGGGCAGATGCTCGATAAGATATTGATGAGTCCGAAATCGGATCTGGAGACCAAGGTGATGATGTACCGCTCTTTCATTCAGAAGAACGAGAGCGAAGGGGGCGATTCTACCAAGGTGATTGCGCTGTTTGACAAGGCGCTCAACGTGGCTCATCCGTCAGCCGAAGTGGCAGAGATGAGAGCTGCTTATATGAGTTTGAAGAAGATGCCTGCCGACTCTGTTTGCCGTGCCTTCGAAAAGGTGCTTACCATAGCTCCGGATAACGTGAATGCCAGAATGCAACTCGTACAGATGCTCTGGAACGAGAAGAAATATGACCTGGTTTCCCTGCAATGTAAGGCGGCTCAGGAGTATAATCCCGAAGAAATGGTGTTCTATTACTTCGGTGGAATGGCGTATTATCAGAAAGATAAGGAAGACGAGGCGCTCCGTGAGTTCCGTCTCGGATTGGCGCAGGTGAATGCACAGTCGCCGGCTGACCTGGTTTCTGACCTCTATGCCGTAACCGGCGATATTCTTCATAAGAAAGGTGAAGAGCAGGAAGCCTTTGCGGCTTACGACTCCTGTCTGCAATGGAAAGATGACAACGTGATGGCGCTGAACAACTATGCCTACTATCTCAGCGAGAAGGGCGTTGACCTGCATAAGGCTGAGGCGATGAGCTACAAGACCATCAAGGCGGAGCCGAACAACGGTACTTATCTGGATACCTATGCCTGGATTCTCTTTATGGAAGAACGCTATGCTGATGCCAAGACCTATATAGACCAGGCACTCAAAAACCGCGATTCCACCGCAGATAACAGTACGGTTATTGAGCATGCCGGAGATATCTATTATATGAATGGTATGGCCGATGAATCCGTAGATTTCTGGAAAAAAGCCTATACCGGCGAGAACCAGACTGAGGTGCTGGCATGGAAGATTAAAAACAGACAATATATTACCGAAGAAGAACTGAAGAAGCGTAATGCGCCAAAGCAGAAACCTGCAGCTACGAAGAAGTCAGTTAGAAGAGGTAAGAACTGA
- a CDS encoding murein hydrolase activator EnvC family protein, with the protein MKRILLFIMAITFSLAPFAQKHSAQKKPVRKTAVTAKKKAATPARKTNSRSHAARKTYKPAAPTRAERKAATYSNASIRGLQGQRASIRKKIREQEQALQRNKADVKKRLEDLMALNGEIDQRQKKIDGIQKDIHHIDGNIGILQAQLKTLQQQLQDRKNKYIRSMRYMSRHHTVQDKLMFIFSAKNLTQMYRRLSFIRQYSSYQKVQGEAVKAKQKQVNEKHQQLQHVKGHKNTLLYKGKQEKTVLEGKQTQQQEMVQGLQKQQKTIQAVIADQRKKDAAINAQIDRLIAQEVAKARARAAAEAKKKAAAAAAAKKRAEELARKKAAAEAAARENARRIAEAKAREAAAEAARRKAAEEARLAAEAARKAQEEAAAQAEAKAKAKAQARARAAAEAAKRAAAEQAAREAAAEQAARKAEAERQAAELKAKMDAERSTREIAAAKKEAQEASTLSSVDRMLSGGFEANRGRLPMPISGSYRVVSHFGQYNVEGLKGVTLDNKGINIQGKPGCVARSIYDGEVSAVFGYGGMWNVLVRHGAYISVYCNLKSVSVHKGQKVRTRQALGSVGSENILQFQLRKETAKLNPEAWLSR; encoded by the coding sequence ATGAAGCGAATCTTATTATTCATCATGGCAATCACCTTCTCGCTCGCACCTTTTGCGCAGAAGCATTCTGCCCAGAAGAAGCCGGTGAGAAAGACTGCCGTAACTGCGAAAAAGAAGGCTGCTACTCCTGCCAGAAAGACGAACAGCAGAAGTCATGCGGCCAGAAAGACATACAAACCAGCTGCGCCAACCAGGGCAGAACGCAAGGCGGCAACCTATAGCAATGCCTCTATCCGAGGTTTGCAGGGACAGCGCGCTTCTATCCGGAAGAAGATCAGAGAGCAGGAGCAGGCTTTGCAGAGAAATAAGGCGGATGTGAAGAAACGTCTTGAAGACCTGATGGCGCTGAACGGAGAAATAGACCAGCGTCAGAAGAAGATTGACGGTATCCAGAAGGATATCCATCATATTGACGGCAATATCGGCATTCTGCAGGCACAGTTGAAAACGCTTCAGCAACAGTTGCAGGACCGCAAGAACAAGTATATCCGTTCCATGCGCTATATGAGCCGTCATCATACGGTTCAGGACAAGCTGATGTTCATCTTCAGTGCCAAGAATCTGACACAGATGTATCGCCGCCTTTCCTTCATCCGCCAGTATTCTTCCTATCAGAAGGTGCAGGGCGAGGCTGTAAAGGCTAAGCAGAAGCAGGTGAACGAGAAGCACCAGCAGTTGCAGCATGTTAAGGGACATAAGAACACCTTATTATATAAGGGTAAGCAGGAGAAAACGGTATTGGAAGGCAAGCAGACCCAGCAGCAGGAGATGGTGCAGGGACTGCAGAAACAGCAGAAGACCATTCAGGCTGTCATTGCCGACCAGCGTAAGAAAGATGCGGCAATCAACGCTCAGATTGACCGCTTGATTGCTCAGGAAGTAGCCAAGGCTCGTGCCCGTGCTGCTGCCGAGGCTAAGAAGAAGGCCGCTGCCGCTGCTGCCGCCAAGAAACGTGCCGAGGAACTGGCTCGCAAGAAAGCTGCTGCCGAGGCTGCTGCCAGGGAGAATGCCCGTCGTATAGCCGAAGCCAAGGCGCGTGAGGCTGCTGCCGAAGCTGCCCGCAGAAAGGCGGCTGAAGAAGCAAGACTGGCTGCCGAGGCTGCAAGAAAGGCTCAGGAGGAGGCTGCTGCCCAGGCTGAGGCTAAGGCGAAGGCAAAAGCGCAGGCTAGGGCGCGTGCTGCTGCCGAGGCTGCCAAGCGTGCCGCCGCAGAACAGGCTGCCCGTGAGGCTGCTGCCGAACAGGCTGCAAGAAAGGCGGAGGCTGAAAGACAGGCTGCCGAGTTGAAGGCGAAGATGGATGCGGAACGCAGTACCCGTGAGATTGCCGCTGCCAAGAAGGAGGCACAGGAGGCTTCTACCTTGAGTTCGGTAGACCGCATGCTGAGCGGTGGATTCGAGGCTAACCGTGGTAGATTGCCGATGCCTATCAGCGGCAGTTACCGTGTGGTGAGTCATTTCGGTCAGTATAATGTGGAAGGCTTGAAGGGCGTAACGCTCGACAATAAGGGTATCAATATCCAGGGCAAGCCGGGTTGTGTGGCTCGCAGCATCTACGATGGTGAGGTGAGTGCCGTCTTCGGTTATGGTGGCATGTGGAACGTGCTGGTCCGTCATGGTGCCTACATCTCTGTTTACTGTAATCTGAAATCGGTCAGCGTTCATAAGGGTCAGAAGGTACGTACCCGTCAGGCTTTGGGTAGTGTTGGCTCTGAAAACATCCTCCAGTTCCAGCTTCGCAAGGAGACTGCCAAGCTCAATCCGGAGGCTTGGCTGAGCAGATAA
- a CDS encoding starch-binding protein produces MQKFYTLICTLVLLLSMTFMAPVSALAADYTPVVTENEISVFLETSYDNAKIWAWNDKVKQFTTAAWPGDAMTLMGTKDGKNVFKWTYTVGTEIPTGVIFSHDGGQKLNGGDQEFKNHGYYVEGKYTKTIETAPAGKVKVFFDNTIENLKNVYCYIYNGTEASVEWPGVKMQLDEETEYNGKKGYYSLEVPAAFLTGCFVINNGEAGSTLQGETVYVNGKVVTAIENTTITAVKKTTDDAWYSITGIRIKKPTQAGLYIHNGKKVIIRK; encoded by the coding sequence ATGCAGAAATTTTATACGTTGATTTGTACACTGGTATTGCTGCTGAGCATGACCTTCATGGCTCCAGTTTCAGCACTTGCGGCAGACTATACACCAGTGGTAACGGAAAATGAAATCTCCGTGTTCTTGGAAACAAGTTATGACAATGCCAAGATTTGGGCATGGAATGACAAGGTTAAACAGTTTACTACTGCTGCTTGGCCTGGAGATGCCATGACCTTGATGGGAACTAAAGATGGCAAGAATGTCTTTAAATGGACATATACAGTTGGTACTGAAATTCCTACTGGTGTGATTTTTTCTCATGATGGTGGGCAGAAACTGAATGGCGGTGATCAGGAATTCAAGAATCATGGATATTATGTAGAAGGTAAATATACCAAGACCATTGAGACTGCTCCTGCAGGCAAGGTAAAGGTGTTCTTTGATAATACAATAGAGAACCTGAAGAATGTATATTGCTATATTTATAACGGAACTGAGGCTTCTGTAGAATGGCCTGGCGTGAAGATGCAGCTCGACGAAGAGACTGAGTATAACGGCAAGAAAGGCTATTATTCTTTGGAGGTTCCTGCTGCTTTCCTTACAGGTTGTTTCGTCATCAATAATGGCGAAGCAGGTTCAACTCTTCAGGGAGAAACGGTTTATGTAAATGGTAAGGTTGTTACAGCCATAGAGAATACTACCATCACAGCTGTGAAGAAGACAACCGATGATGCCTGGTATTCTATCACAGGTATCCGTATCAAGAAGCCTACTCAGGCTGGTCTCTATATTCACAATGGTAAGAAAGTAATCATCAGAAAATAA
- a CDS encoding deoxyguanosinetriphosphate triphosphohydrolase, with amino-acid sequence MEWKQLISNKRFGQEHKHAERHDDRSEFKRDYDRLIFSSAFRRLQNKTQVFPLPGSIFVHNRLTHSLEVASVGMSIGNDISRHVIRKRPELKDTLVEEIGTIVSAACLAHDLGNPPFGHSGEKAIQTFFSEGPGQKIKSMVSSEFWDDITHFEGNANAFRILTHRFKGRRQGGFVMTYSMLASIVKYPFASSLAGNHGKFGFFASETESYRKIADELGIFCKSAPGEPLKYARHPLVYMVEAADDICYEIMDIEDSHKLKILSFAETEHLLLSFFDEDIQQKIRQRIIDEELTDENEKVVYMRASVIGKLENECVAAFLAHEEEILAGTFEGSLIDHISERQKKAYKECEKISYSKIYQSKPVLDIELSGYKIMATLMEVFVEAAVNPSRFYSKQLLRRVSSQYDIENENLEERIMAVIDYISGMTDIYALDIYQKINGISLPIV; translated from the coding sequence ATGGAATGGAAACAACTGATATCCAACAAGCGTTTCGGACAGGAGCATAAGCATGCCGAGCGCCATGATGATCGCTCTGAATTCAAGCGCGATTACGACCGTCTTATCTTTTCATCGGCATTCCGCCGCCTGCAGAACAAGACGCAGGTTTTCCCATTGCCGGGCAGCATCTTCGTTCACAACCGCCTCACCCACAGTCTGGAGGTGGCGAGTGTGGGCATGTCGATAGGTAACGACATTTCCCGACACGTCATCCGGAAGCGGCCAGAACTGAAGGATACGCTCGTCGAGGAGATAGGTACCATCGTAAGTGCAGCCTGTCTGGCACATGATTTGGGCAATCCGCCTTTCGGTCATTCCGGCGAGAAAGCCATCCAGACTTTCTTCTCCGAAGGACCGGGTCAGAAGATAAAATCAATGGTTTCATCGGAGTTTTGGGATGATATTACGCATTTCGAAGGCAACGCAAATGCCTTCAGAATCCTGACCCACCGGTTCAAGGGGCGCCGTCAGGGTGGTTTCGTCATGACCTATTCCATGCTTGCTTCCATCGTGAAATACCCGTTTGCAAGCAGTCTTGCCGGCAACCACGGCAAATTCGGTTTCTTTGCTTCAGAAACGGAATCTTATAGGAAAATTGCCGATGAATTGGGCATTTTTTGCAAATCTGCACCGGGTGAGCCTCTCAAATACGCCCGCCATCCACTTGTATATATGGTAGAAGCTGCCGACGACATCTGCTACGAAATCATGGACATCGAAGACTCCCATAAGCTCAAGATTCTTTCCTTTGCCGAGACGGAGCACTTGCTGCTGAGTTTCTTCGATGAAGATATCCAGCAGAAGATACGCCAGCGCATCATCGACGAAGAACTGACTGACGAAAATGAGAAAGTGGTTTACATGAGAGCCAGCGTCATCGGCAAACTGGAGAACGAATGTGTGGCAGCCTTCCTGGCGCACGAGGAGGAAATTCTTGCCGGAACTTTCGAGGGCAGTCTCATCGACCACATTTCAGAGCGCCAGAAAAAGGCATACAAGGAATGTGAGAAGATCTCCTACTCTAAGATTTACCAAAGCAAGCCGGTACTCGACATAGAACTTTCGGGTTATAAAATCATGGCAACTCTGATGGAGGTTTTCGTCGAAGCAGCCGTAAACCCATCGCGTTTCTACTCCAAGCAGCTCTTACGCCGGGTAAGCAGCCAGTACGATATAGAGAACGAGAATCTGGAGGAGCGCATCATGGCGGTAATTGATTATATCAGCGGCATGACCGACATCTATGCGCTCGACATCTATCAGAAAATCAACGGAATCAGTCTGCCTATTGTATAA
- a CDS encoding DUF4292 domain-containing protein, whose translation MKKNKMMLLAAACSILLLGSCGTSKNVQGSGSSSASHQKENATKGSGSRQSETLRKLAFVQKVSDNQVYTRNIVGNMSFTLQAGDKDITVPGKLSMRKDEIIRIQLFIPILGTEVGRLEFTPDHVLIIDRLHKEYIKADYTQVDFLKKQGISFYSLQALFWNQLLLPGERTVKESDLKKFDARLDVAGDAVPVSFRNGNMTYAWTANRTTGRITAADVVYKSAQNGTSNLHVDYGNFKSVGVKMFPASLNLAMTTTATRKKQEAKISLELNQVKTDSKWSTQTEISSKYKQISPADVLSKILSM comes from the coding sequence ATGAAGAAGAATAAGATGATGCTGCTTGCCGCAGCCTGCAGCATCCTGCTCCTCGGTTCTTGCGGAACCAGCAAGAATGTACAGGGCTCTGGCTCCTCATCAGCCAGTCATCAGAAAGAGAATGCCACCAAGGGTTCTGGCTCCCGTCAGAGTGAGACGCTCAGGAAGTTGGCTTTCGTACAGAAGGTTTCAGACAATCAGGTGTATACCAGGAATATTGTAGGCAACATGTCGTTTACTCTCCAGGCTGGTGATAAGGACATTACTGTGCCGGGCAAACTGAGCATGCGCAAGGATGAAATCATCCGCATCCAGCTCTTTATTCCTATCTTGGGTACAGAGGTGGGCCGTCTGGAGTTTACTCCCGACCATGTACTTATCATCGACCGTCTGCACAAGGAATATATCAAGGCAGATTATACCCAGGTAGACTTCCTCAAGAAGCAGGGCATCTCCTTCTATTCTCTGCAGGCTCTCTTCTGGAACCAGCTGCTCCTGCCGGGCGAAAGGACTGTGAAGGAATCAGACCTGAAGAAGTTTGATGCCAGACTGGATGTGGCAGGAGATGCTGTGCCGGTTAGTTTCAGAAACGGCAATATGACCTATGCCTGGACAGCCAACCGCACTACCGGCCGTATCACAGCTGCAGATGTTGTCTATAAGAGTGCGCAGAACGGCACCTCCAATCTCCACGTCGACTACGGCAACTTCAAGAGTGTAGGCGTCAAGATGTTCCCTGCCTCCCTGAATCTGGCGATGACCACTACTGCTACCAGGAAAAAGCAGGAGGCTAAGATTAGTCTGGAATTGAATCAGGTGAAGACCGACAGCAAATGGAGTACTCAGACCGAGATTTCCAGCAAATACAAGCAGATTTCTCCAGCAGATGTGCTCAGCAAGATATTGAGTATGTAG